A genomic region of Aeropyrum pernix K1 contains the following coding sequences:
- a CDS encoding FTR1 family protein: MSEALATGLVAFREAFEAILLSTIIIMLLKKMGEHGKIKIVYTTAILSVVLGVALGAGIYTIFRGFPEKELVEAGMSYLAAMVIGTVIVWGVRHGPKIKGEIEAKLASSLSAKAVAVVTFIFVFREVFETVLITAPFLVSNPSSNILGVSGGTLGALALGVAVYWLGMRINLRTFFLGTSILLAFVASGLVGYGTHELLEWFEEEGIKLGVLGKKIQLLNVGENSLLHPKNAIGGLLSVMVGYYHYMEIARIILQGSTLLLLLAYIIAAYKPFGKF; this comes from the coding sequence TTGAGCGAGGCGCTTGCCACGGGCCTGGTAGCATTTAGAGAGGCTTTCGAGGCTATACTGCTGAGCACCATAATAATTATGCTGCTAAAGAAGATGGGGGAGCACGGCAAGATTAAGATAGTGTATACGACGGCAATCCTGAGCGTCGTTCTAGGTGTTGCACTTGGCGCCGGAATTTACACAATATTCAGGGGCTTCCCGGAGAAGGAGCTGGTGGAGGCTGGCATGTCATACCTTGCTGCCATGGTAATAGGCACTGTAATAGTCTGGGGAGTCAGGCATGGTCCAAAGATTAAGGGTGAGATTGAGGCGAAGCTCGCCTCCAGCCTCTCGGCCAAGGCTGTAGCCGTTGTAACCTTCATCTTCGTGTTTCGGGAGGTGTTTGAAACAGTACTCATAACAGCCCCCTTCCTAGTCTCAAACCCATCATCAAATATTCTAGGGGTTAGCGGAGGCACTCTTGGAGCTCTCGCTCTGGGAGTAGCTGTTTACTGGCTAGGCATGAGGATAAACCTAAGAACATTCTTCCTAGGCACATCTATACTCCTTGCATTCGTTGCATCAGGCCTGGTGGGCTATGGAACCCATGAGCTGCTAGAGTGGTTTGAGGAGGAGGGTATAAAGCTTGGTGTGCTGGGCAAGAAGATACAGTTGCTGAACGTCGGCGAGAACAGCCTATTGCACCCGAAGAATGCTATTGGAGGTCTGCTGTCTGTTATGGTGGGATATTATCACTACATGGAGATAGCGAGAATAATTCTTCAGGGATCAACGCTGCTGTTGCTTCTAGCCTACATCATAGCAGCCTACAAACCATTTGGTAAATTCTAA
- a CDS encoding radical SAM protein, with amino-acid sequence MGLEKLLIVDGYNDEPGGLGVPPYIDVYPRYIAGALWSVDKSIRVDYVDVDRFRENKNWLYRASTYDAVVFIAGVVVPGRYIGARPAEPEELIMWAKIIEGPLKILAGPAAKWGLGVRGGSIAYPPWKFKREGFDVLVTGDVEEYFLDLALYGAEKADPGSVREDYSIVDKVAPLGARIVKHHPSYGRNLVAEIETYRGCARWVSGGCSFCVEPLRGRPIQRRPEAIAREVEALYRAGVLHFRLGRQADILVYGSPALDSEEWPPPNPRELEKLFTGVRSAAPGLRVLHIDNVNPGTIVRYPVASEKALKVIVKLHTPGDVAAMGLETADPKVARINNLNTHPEDVLEAVRIVNRVGAARGWNGMPHLLPGINFILGLPGERSETYRLNREFLETLLNERLLVRRVNVRRILVLPVARAYRMGAGLGGKREKLASSFVKWVRSVFDPKMLSMVAPRGTVLRGLWVEECVDSICYSRQPGSYPLIAAVKCRLPRGTFLDRVLVTGVHSGRSVEAVPVPLSRHSKRSVVEAVANLEGLTGERGWMCS; translated from the coding sequence ATGGGTTTGGAGAAACTGCTCATAGTTGACGGCTATAACGACGAGCCTGGAGGGCTGGGAGTGCCGCCTTACATCGACGTGTACCCCCGGTACATTGCGGGGGCTCTGTGGAGTGTTGATAAGAGCATTCGGGTGGACTATGTTGACGTCGATAGGTTCAGGGAGAACAAGAATTGGCTCTATCGAGCATCTACGTATGATGCAGTAGTCTTCATAGCCGGCGTCGTCGTCCCAGGAAGGTATATAGGTGCCAGGCCTGCTGAGCCTGAGGAGCTTATTATGTGGGCTAAGATAATTGAGGGCCCGCTTAAGATACTGGCTGGCCCGGCTGCCAAATGGGGGCTAGGCGTCAGGGGCGGGTCTATAGCGTATCCTCCATGGAAGTTTAAGAGAGAGGGTTTCGACGTCCTTGTTACAGGCGATGTGGAGGAGTACTTCCTTGACCTGGCGCTTTATGGTGCTGAGAAGGCGGATCCAGGCAGTGTAAGAGAGGATTACAGCATTGTCGACAAGGTGGCCCCCCTTGGAGCAAGAATCGTGAAGCACCACCCCAGCTATGGCCGCAACCTTGTGGCCGAGATAGAAACTTACAGGGGATGCGCTCGCTGGGTATCCGGCGGCTGTAGCTTCTGCGTCGAACCGCTCAGGGGTAGGCCCATACAGAGGCGCCCAGAAGCTATAGCACGGGAGGTAGAGGCGCTGTACCGGGCAGGCGTCCTACACTTCAGGCTTGGTAGGCAAGCAGATATCCTAGTGTATGGTTCTCCCGCACTCGACAGTGAGGAGTGGCCGCCCCCAAATCCCAGGGAGTTGGAGAAGCTCTTCACGGGGGTCAGGAGCGCAGCCCCCGGATTAAGGGTCCTGCATATAGACAATGTGAACCCTGGAACCATAGTAAGGTATCCGGTAGCATCGGAGAAGGCGTTGAAGGTTATAGTAAAGCTGCATACCCCAGGGGATGTTGCGGCAATGGGTCTTGAGACCGCTGACCCAAAGGTTGCCAGGATAAACAATCTCAACACCCACCCTGAGGACGTGCTTGAGGCTGTGAGAATAGTAAACAGGGTTGGCGCTGCCCGCGGCTGGAACGGCATGCCCCATCTACTACCCGGTATAAACTTTATTCTAGGCTTGCCCGGAGAGAGGAGCGAGACTTACAGGCTGAACCGGGAGTTCCTTGAGACTCTGCTTAATGAGAGGCTCCTCGTTAGGAGAGTCAATGTAAGGAGGATACTTGTACTCCCGGTTGCTAGGGCATACAGAATGGGAGCCGGGTTAGGTGGTAAGAGAGAGAAGCTCGCCTCCAGCTTCGTTAAGTGGGTGAGGAGCGTCTTCGACCCTAAAATGCTCTCCATGGTTGCCCCCAGGGGTACCGTGCTTCGAGGCCTATGGGTGGAAGAGTGCGTGGATAGCATCTGCTATTCCAGACAGCCTGGAAGCTATCCCCTTATAGCAGCGGTTAAGTGTAGATTGCCCCGGGGGACATTTCTGGATAGGGTTTTGGTTACAGGCGTGCATTCAGGCAGGAGTGTTGAGGCCGTTCCGGTCCCCCTCTCTCGACATTCAAAAAGGAGTGTAGTAGAGGCTGTAGCCAACCTGGAAGGTCTCACGGGAGAGAGGGGGTGGATGTGTAGCTGA
- a CDS encoding HIT family protein has protein sequence MECIFCRIVKGEAEAYTVYKGNGVTVFLDRYPASKGHLLVVPDEHYESIHTAPPRVAAKVWLAASAIARYYREKAGAPAVNVLTNSGRYAGQIIFHFHVHVIPRWGPPRSFWGDRHEITPEEAGEVLDTLRGVEKLIEEYLEELNLLQG, from the coding sequence GTGGAGTGTATATTCTGTAGGATTGTGAAGGGCGAGGCGGAGGCGTACACGGTTTACAAGGGAAACGGGGTCACAGTTTTCCTTGACAGGTATCCCGCCTCAAAGGGGCACCTGCTCGTAGTGCCCGACGAGCATTATGAGAGTATCCATACGGCGCCTCCGAGGGTGGCGGCGAAGGTCTGGCTAGCTGCCTCTGCCATAGCACGATATTACAGGGAAAAGGCTGGAGCGCCAGCGGTAAACGTGTTGACTAACAGCGGCAGGTATGCTGGCCAGATAATATTCCACTTCCACGTCCACGTCATACCCAGATGGGGGCCTCCCAGGAGCTTCTGGGGTGACAGGCACGAGATAACTCCTGAGGAGGCAGGGGAGGTCCTCGACACGCTTAGAGGGGTTGAAAAGCTCATCGAGGAGTATCTTGAAGAGTTGAACCTGCTACAGGGATAA
- a CDS encoding thioredoxin family protein: protein MIRVEIDPELREILRKKAASIVVEASTCCRIDYEGPVAEVLDPRELREMLDNCRVVIAFFYTPTCPYCRMLKPVFEEAARFYRGKALFAAVNLARFPFMSDALGIMGTPTIIAFVRGREAGRLVGLMPPERLEAFVEAVLDAGGCV from the coding sequence GTGATCAGGGTGGAGATAGACCCCGAGCTAAGAGAGATACTGAGGAAGAAAGCTGCAAGCATTGTTGTAGAAGCCAGTACCTGCTGCAGGATAGACTATGAGGGTCCTGTGGCCGAGGTCCTCGACCCCAGGGAGCTGAGGGAGATGCTGGATAATTGCAGAGTTGTCATAGCCTTTTTCTACACTCCCACGTGCCCGTACTGTCGGATGCTGAAGCCTGTTTTCGAGGAGGCGGCGAGATTCTATAGAGGTAAGGCGCTCTTCGCAGCAGTTAATCTAGCGAGATTCCCGTTCATGAGCGACGCCCTCGGCATAATGGGCACCCCTACTATAATAGCGTTTGTGAGGGGTAGAGAAGCAGGCAGGCTAGTGGGGCTTATGCCGCCCGAAAGGCTGGAAGCCTTTGTAGAGGCGGTCCTCGACGCCGGGGGCTGCGTCTAG
- a CDS encoding MarC family protein, translating to MADLYTVVSSIILLFIVLDPVGVSPYVASIVARRPEGERERIVRTALASAGAILVAFTLIGVAVLDILGVSMDEFKVAAGLLLLIYATADLFEIKIGYSEPSGDEVAIFPLATPLLAGPGSIATVMYIMGSSGIAVALIAILVNLVLAYPILHASLKLVRLLGRHGSLLVAKFTAFLMVGFAVSIIFDGLRGIVPGVFS from the coding sequence ATGGCTGACCTATATACTGTTGTATCATCGATAATACTCCTCTTCATAGTTCTCGACCCCGTAGGCGTTTCGCCCTACGTAGCCTCTATAGTGGCGCGTAGGCCTGAGGGAGAGAGGGAGAGGATAGTTAGGACAGCTCTCGCGAGCGCCGGGGCGATTTTGGTGGCATTCACCCTGATAGGTGTGGCTGTGCTAGACATACTTGGCGTGTCTATGGACGAGTTTAAAGTAGCCGCTGGCCTTCTCCTCCTGATATATGCCACTGCAGACCTCTTCGAAATAAAGATAGGCTACTCTGAGCCCTCCGGCGACGAGGTTGCGATATTCCCGCTCGCAACCCCCCTTCTTGCAGGTCCTGGCAGCATAGCTACTGTGATGTACATTATGGGCTCTAGTGGAATAGCCGTTGCCCTGATAGCGATACTGGTTAACCTAGTTCTAGCATATCCCATACTCCACGCTAGCCTAAAGCTCGTGCGCCTATTGGGGAGACACGGCTCTCTGCTGGTGGCCAAGTTCACCGCGTTCCTAATGGTGGGATTCGCAGTCTCCATCATATTTGACGGTCTACGGGGAATAGTTCCAGGCGTCTTCTCATAA
- a CDS encoding thioesterase family protein: MPPDLEGLEGFTCSKEWIAEEGHAALHLKHMGLQVLATPYMLLYGEVTARECLDQHLPAGMASVGVEALVRHLAPIPVGSRVMIEARIISVDGKGVSIVIRVKRHDGTLAGEIYHVRRIVRLEELKKRIKQPHS; this comes from the coding sequence TTGCCTCCGGATCTCGAGGGTTTAGAAGGCTTTACCTGCTCAAAGGAGTGGATAGCTGAAGAGGGCCACGCAGCACTGCACTTGAAGCACATGGGGCTCCAAGTATTAGCTACACCCTACATGCTTCTCTATGGCGAGGTTACTGCTCGGGAGTGTCTTGACCAACATCTACCCGCGGGTATGGCTAGTGTTGGAGTTGAAGCTCTTGTCAGGCATTTAGCACCCATACCTGTGGGCAGTAGGGTTATGATTGAGGCCAGAATAATTAGTGTTGATGGAAAGGGCGTCTCGATAGTGATAAGAGTTAAGAGGCACGACGGGACGCTAGCCGGAGAGATCTACCATGTTAGGAGAATTGTCCGTCTTGAAGAGCTTAAGAAGCGAATCAAACAGCCTCATAGCTAG
- a CDS encoding MMPL family transporter, producing the protein MPRILYKAVARYHILIFIAWFIVTALLLPYALALDEVLVTETESFLPETAESRMAEEKVKEILAAEGYGGADSLLGLLGSANALIMVTGLREPLDPSSYQLLKEQGYDELRAEYNLFSWIDIVDKAMENLEPALEEAVRGGVQAFEGGYSIWNSYLEVSQRLSNLSQSVDGLSLLLTESDKAYSTLASSWGELAALRGVLESASTPLIDVCTAIAPVYSTVYLDVVRTEGALEFYTNAYATGLQDVDITVVTLLTYVPEAGLEPVDRGFVVYVYTETLSLGGPGAFNNAAAAEITYTIVQARIGDSSLLQAYHQAWLHAVSETPELKLFMAEDAKVGQIRLKAAVEDIADQVTEATVMALAEEASSIMPDDIKPIYTIYVESLIEEGCTEEAKERALQTAITQLLKSRGLPEEHASTLASAFARGDYNSYLQTAALASATLALAEANMTELQPEDLASVLVAFDPEASGAIASGETLEDALSVLLSRIAGLTPDTARLIIEERIEEAAAEIVLSNTPPQAADLAQALLAPAPPATEEEALQRIRSYLEQQLASQGMPEDLAVKAAEAAEEAWREGIVDAVIQRLVGEVAHDAAKGVLDELRGVLVEDDMGGFLIAYLGGGGYEGAKAAAEDVRRLVNEALDGDARVMLAGEEALRKELQEAVVEDLRRSDAASSIIVVAILAAVIGTILGVIIPFIGIGAGLTAALAILYFLASNDLVDVTSQSRAIVFTTGLGLGIDYSAYVTKKFRDNIRGSRGAWEAAGKAASNSVRPVLAGAFAAAAGFSSLMLAFEFPFVKSIGATVPIAILSVAVASLTLTPAILALVGWAGILWFPTCPYKAYQPGSRVFKSLVSAAGKAAPVLLPLLVVAGLAGVYYAATSFEGSFDILISIPRETGVYESMQHLVSEYDASRLFPQYIVASSSTLAPDVADAADDLECVREAETDGRLIYVVLDTNPLNTEAVKCVEELRGKVREVDPGSLVGGTAAVNLDLRDYLYRAFYNRVIPAAAVLVAAIIAVFYGSIPAALAGVASILFAAAWSLSIVSILSGWTGIEAPWFAPVLLAAALLGVGMDYISFYVNHAREAYLRGEHSRYYVEAASTGTGLVIGLAMIMGGAYAGLTLSRVEALQAIGVSLSLGVILAGLLASLLLIPPVMALLKARFWWPLARGRKSGGAGKVERG; encoded by the coding sequence TTGCCCCGTATCCTCTACAAGGCAGTGGCGCGCTATCACATACTGATATTTATAGCGTGGTTCATAGTGACCGCCCTCCTACTGCCTTATGCACTGGCGCTGGACGAAGTCCTCGTTACAGAGACCGAGTCTTTCCTACCAGAGACTGCTGAGAGCAGGATGGCGGAGGAGAAGGTCAAAGAGATACTGGCTGCAGAAGGATATGGGGGGGCGGACAGCCTTCTAGGACTCCTAGGGTCCGCCAACGCTTTAATCATGGTCACAGGGTTGAGAGAGCCTCTAGACCCCTCGAGCTATCAGCTGTTGAAAGAGCAAGGTTATGACGAGCTGAGAGCCGAGTATAACCTCTTCTCATGGATAGACATCGTAGACAAAGCCATGGAAAACCTGGAGCCAGCTCTAGAAGAGGCCGTACGAGGCGGTGTACAGGCCTTTGAGGGAGGATACAGCATATGGAACTCATACCTAGAGGTCTCGCAGCGGCTTTCAAACCTCTCCCAATCTGTCGACGGCCTGAGCCTCCTCCTGACCGAGTCTGACAAGGCCTACTCAACTCTAGCCTCGTCATGGGGAGAGCTGGCCGCTCTACGGGGTGTGTTGGAGTCGGCCTCGACCCCCCTCATCGATGTTTGCACCGCCATCGCCCCCGTTTACTCCACGGTTTACCTAGACGTTGTCAGAACAGAGGGGGCTCTAGAATTCTACACAAACGCCTACGCCACAGGGCTCCAGGACGTGGATATCACGGTTGTAACTCTACTCACCTATGTCCCCGAGGCAGGCCTAGAACCGGTTGACAGGGGCTTCGTGGTATACGTATACACAGAGACCCTCAGCCTCGGGGGGCCCGGCGCCTTTAATAACGCGGCGGCGGCTGAGATTACGTACACGATCGTCCAGGCTAGGATAGGAGATTCTAGCCTGCTACAGGCCTATCACCAGGCGTGGCTACATGCAGTCTCAGAAACACCTGAGCTGAAGCTGTTCATGGCGGAAGACGCAAAAGTGGGGCAGATTAGGCTGAAGGCGGCTGTCGAGGATATCGCCGACCAGGTAACCGAAGCCACGGTCATGGCTCTCGCGGAGGAGGCCTCCTCTATAATGCCGGATGACATCAAACCTATATACACTATTTACGTCGAAAGCCTCATAGAGGAAGGGTGTACCGAGGAGGCTAAAGAGAGAGCCCTCCAGACAGCCATAACCCAGCTACTCAAGTCGAGAGGCCTACCCGAGGAGCACGCTAGTACCCTGGCCAGCGCATTTGCGAGGGGCGACTACAACTCCTACCTCCAGACGGCAGCACTCGCCTCAGCTACATTAGCCCTAGCGGAGGCTAACATGACAGAACTACAGCCTGAGGACCTGGCCTCGGTGCTGGTGGCCTTCGACCCCGAAGCCTCCGGGGCCATAGCCTCTGGAGAAACTCTCGAAGATGCTCTTTCGGTCTTGCTGTCGCGGATAGCTGGCCTGACGCCGGACACGGCTAGACTGATTATCGAGGAGAGGATAGAGGAGGCAGCAGCGGAAATAGTATTATCCAACACTCCCCCCCAGGCCGCCGACCTTGCGCAGGCTCTCCTCGCACCCGCCCCTCCCGCTACTGAGGAGGAGGCTCTACAGAGGATACGCTCCTACCTGGAACAGCAACTGGCTTCCCAGGGAATGCCCGAGGACCTGGCTGTGAAGGCTGCAGAGGCTGCTGAGGAGGCTTGGAGAGAGGGCATTGTAGACGCTGTTATACAGAGGCTTGTGGGTGAGGTGGCTCACGACGCTGCTAAGGGCGTTCTAGACGAGCTAAGGGGGGTTCTCGTCGAGGACGACATGGGCGGCTTCCTGATAGCATATCTGGGTGGGGGAGGTTATGAGGGTGCCAAGGCCGCGGCTGAGGATGTTAGGAGGCTTGTTAATGAAGCGTTAGATGGCGATGCAAGGGTTATGCTGGCGGGGGAGGAGGCTCTGAGGAAGGAGCTCCAGGAGGCTGTCGTCGAGGACCTCAGGAGGAGTGACGCGGCTAGCTCAATCATAGTGGTAGCCATACTGGCCGCTGTCATAGGGACTATACTGGGGGTTATAATACCGTTCATAGGCATAGGGGCAGGCTTGACAGCAGCCCTCGCCATACTCTATTTCCTGGCATCGAACGACCTGGTCGATGTAACAAGCCAGTCCAGGGCGATAGTATTTACAACAGGGCTAGGCCTCGGCATAGACTACTCAGCCTACGTTACCAAGAAGTTCCGCGACAACATAAGAGGCTCTCGGGGGGCGTGGGAGGCGGCGGGCAAGGCTGCCTCGAATAGCGTGAGGCCTGTGCTTGCCGGGGCATTCGCAGCCGCAGCAGGATTCTCATCCCTAATGCTCGCCTTCGAATTCCCCTTCGTCAAGTCGATAGGAGCCACTGTACCAATAGCAATACTCTCCGTGGCTGTAGCCAGCCTCACCTTGACCCCGGCCATACTAGCCCTTGTAGGATGGGCTGGCATACTATGGTTCCCCACCTGCCCATACAAAGCCTACCAGCCAGGCTCCAGGGTCTTCAAGAGCCTGGTTTCAGCGGCTGGCAAGGCAGCCCCAGTACTACTCCCACTTCTAGTGGTCGCTGGCCTGGCGGGCGTATACTACGCCGCCACCAGTTTTGAAGGGAGCTTCGACATATTGATAAGCATCCCTAGGGAGACGGGTGTTTACGAGTCAATGCAGCACCTGGTAAGCGAGTACGATGCCTCGAGGCTGTTCCCCCAATACATAGTGGCGTCCAGCAGCACTTTAGCCCCAGATGTTGCAGACGCCGCTGACGACCTGGAATGTGTGAGGGAGGCTGAAACAGATGGGAGGCTCATTTACGTGGTCCTCGATACAAACCCCCTCAACACCGAGGCTGTGAAGTGTGTTGAGGAGCTTAGAGGCAAAGTTAGAGAGGTAGACCCAGGCAGCCTGGTTGGTGGCACTGCAGCTGTGAACCTCGACCTCAGGGACTACCTCTACAGGGCTTTCTACAACAGGGTTATACCAGCTGCTGCAGTGCTGGTAGCAGCCATTATAGCTGTCTTCTATGGCAGCATACCTGCCGCCCTTGCAGGCGTGGCTAGCATACTCTTCGCGGCCGCCTGGTCCCTATCCATCGTAAGCATCCTATCAGGCTGGACGGGCATCGAGGCCCCATGGTTCGCTCCAGTGCTGCTAGCCGCCGCCCTTCTGGGAGTGGGAATGGACTATATTAGCTTCTACGTAAACCACGCCCGTGAAGCCTACCTTCGAGGAGAGCATTCGAGATACTATGTTGAGGCGGCCTCCACAGGCACAGGGCTCGTCATAGGTTTAGCCATGATAATGGGCGGCGCATATGCCGGCCTAACACTCAGCAGGGTTGAGGCTCTCCAGGCTATAGGCGTGAGCCTCTCCCTCGGCGTGATACTGGCGGGGCTACTGGCGTCCCTGCTACTTATACCCCCCGTGATGGCACTACTGAAAGCTAGGTTCTGGTGGCCCCTGGCAAGAGGACGCAAGAGTGGTGGTGCGGGGAAGGTTGAAAGGGGTTGA
- a CDS encoding amidohydrolase family protein codes for MKGVEAEFIDFHVHMPYWIRDPVKSCRRLLLEELTAGAISAVVIGVDASLETIKSRVTPREITEAAMEDFDYLAFQQVGYIGRMIMEPEKFLDDFLGDFHKHRRGPEDLRACRSVEPRFFYTIVSYKPGMEEEVAQIVRSDSSILGVKIFPTFHFTRPDSQRLYPVYKAVEEAGGLVVVHTGCDPGPWELTRFCREARPSYVARAAKRFENLVFVIAHLGAYSALKPGIYFEETLKALSLENVYADTSAADPFFAAMAVKEGYADKILFGSDYPYVSGYNVAMAVKDILSLDIDNNDKEAVLRYNAEKLLNSLPRGRQKPG; via the coding sequence TTGAAAGGGGTTGAAGCGGAGTTCATCGACTTCCATGTACACATGCCGTACTGGATAAGAGACCCAGTGAAGTCCTGCCGCCGCCTCCTCCTAGAGGAGCTGACAGCGGGAGCCATCTCGGCAGTTGTGATCGGGGTAGACGCAAGCCTCGAGACAATAAAGAGCAGGGTTACACCGCGTGAGATAACGGAAGCTGCCATGGAGGACTTCGACTACCTGGCTTTCCAGCAGGTAGGGTATATTGGAAGGATGATAATGGAGCCGGAGAAGTTTCTCGACGATTTTCTAGGCGACTTCCACAAACACAGAAGAGGTCCTGAGGACCTCAGGGCCTGCAGAAGCGTCGAACCGAGGTTCTTCTACACTATTGTATCCTACAAGCCAGGCATGGAGGAGGAGGTGGCGCAAATTGTTAGAAGCGACTCTTCAATCCTGGGTGTAAAGATCTTCCCCACCTTCCACTTCACACGGCCAGACAGCCAGAGGCTGTACCCGGTGTATAAGGCTGTGGAGGAGGCTGGCGGGCTCGTGGTGGTCCACACGGGCTGCGACCCTGGCCCGTGGGAGCTAACCAGGTTCTGCAGGGAAGCCAGACCAAGCTACGTGGCCAGAGCCGCGAAAAGGTTCGAGAACCTAGTCTTCGTGATAGCCCATCTAGGGGCGTACAGCGCCCTAAAACCCGGGATTTATTTCGAGGAGACTCTTAAGGCGCTCTCTCTTGAAAACGTGTATGCAGACACAAGCGCTGCAGACCCCTTCTTTGCTGCAATGGCTGTTAAGGAGGGCTATGCAGATAAAATCCTCTTCGGAAGCGACTATCCATACGTCTCCGGATACAACGTGGCAATGGCTGTCAAGGATATCCTATCACTGGACATAGACAATAACGATAAAGAAGCTGTACTAAGGTATAACGCGGAAAAACTACTAAACAGCCTACCACGCGGAAGGCAAAAACCTGGTTGA
- a CDS encoding SDR family NAD(P)-dependent oxidoreductase: METTYALVTGGSRGIGRATVLRFAREGWSVVIAYKSRADLAEKTAEEARRLGSPEAYTVRVDVGDPDSVTEMSSRVGELIPHLNVLVNAAGVLQLGGIEETSISEWEETLRVNLTGVYLVTKLLLPLLRKAKWASIVNVASIAGETGNVVAGVAYSASKAGVIGLTKRLAVQLAGYGIRVNAVAPSFVETDMTRSFLDTPEKRERIASLHPLKIILKPEDVAEAILFLADPRRSRGITGHVLSINAGRRT, translated from the coding sequence TTGGAGACAACTTATGCTCTAGTGACAGGTGGGAGCAGGGGTATTGGTAGGGCTACGGTTCTCCGTTTCGCCCGTGAAGGATGGAGTGTCGTGATCGCCTACAAGTCGAGGGCTGATCTGGCTGAGAAGACTGCTGAGGAGGCTAGAAGGCTGGGGTCTCCAGAGGCTTACACTGTTAGAGTAGATGTTGGCGATCCTGATAGTGTCACTGAGATGTCTAGTAGGGTTGGAGAGCTCATTCCCCATCTCAACGTGCTTGTAAATGCCGCAGGCGTTCTACAGCTAGGCGGGATAGAAGAGACCTCTATAAGCGAGTGGGAGGAGACCCTGAGGGTTAATCTAACGGGAGTGTACCTTGTGACAAAACTGCTGCTACCCCTTCTAAGGAAGGCCAAATGGGCTTCCATTGTTAACGTTGCAAGTATTGCAGGGGAGACAGGAAACGTTGTGGCTGGTGTAGCGTACTCCGCCAGCAAAGCAGGGGTCATCGGTCTTACGAAGAGGCTGGCAGTCCAGCTTGCAGGCTACGGTATCAGGGTGAACGCTGTTGCACCCAGCTTCGTCGAGACCGACATGACCAGGAGTTTCCTCGACACTCCTGAGAAGAGGGAGAGGATAGCAAGTCTCCACCCGCTAAAAATAATACTCAAGCCTGAGGACGTTGCGGAGGCCATACTCTTCCTTGCAGACCCACGTAGGAGCAGGGGGATCACTGGCCATGTGCTGTCGATAAACGCAGGGAGACGCACCTAA
- a CDS encoding helix-turn-helix transcriptional regulator → MGLLKALLGFDRRDIETLARSNEENRRRIEALEAALARLEERISSISQALGRDARSTESLQGVEKEGGRETEYEGHNGTVEEGMLEDEGIIISHLEKGDATPSELIRDTGLSKNRVYGVLKRLVERGIVEKRRDGRRVVYSLRRVEAQADAPG, encoded by the coding sequence GTGGGACTACTCAAAGCTCTGTTAGGATTCGACCGGAGAGACATCGAAACACTGGCGAGGAGTAACGAGGAAAACAGGAGGAGAATCGAGGCTCTCGAAGCAGCTTTAGCCAGGCTGGAGGAGAGGATATCCTCAATCTCACAAGCCTTGGGGAGAGACGCCAGATCCACGGAGAGCTTGCAAGGGGTGGAGAAGGAGGGTGGTAGGGAAACCGAGTATGAAGGCCATAATGGAACGGTAGAGGAGGGGATGCTCGAGGATGAAGGCATAATTATATCGCATCTCGAGAAGGGTGATGCAACGCCATCTGAGCTAATCAGGGATACAGGCCTGTCTAAAAACAGGGTCTACGGCGTACTCAAACGCCTTGTAGAAAGGGGTATTGTGGAAAAGAGGAGGGACGGTAGGAGGGTCGTCTATAGCCTCCGTAGAGTGGAAGCCCAAGCCGATGCGCCTGGCTAG